The Aminiphilus circumscriptus DSM 16581 genome contains a region encoding:
- a CDS encoding carbon-nitrogen family hydrolase: protein MPMLDAGVLQFDVTIGDRGANFAKVEALLAAEAAKGALPRVLVLPELWSTGYALERIGELATPGGEAEAAFLGGLARKYGLWFVGGSVLASVPGGYANRAQVIDPEGRLVATYDKIHRIRLMEEDRYFLRGNARCRCDIDGVPSGIQICYDIRFPELSRRLALEGATVLFVSAEWPSLRIAHWSLLLRARAVENQLFVVACNRCGESRGTAFAGKSVILDPWGEPLWEAGGDETLGRAVLDLEKVKSFREGLPCFDDRAPDLY, encoded by the coding sequence ATGCCCATGCTCGACGCAGGAGTGCTGCAGTTTGACGTGACCATCGGCGACAGAGGGGCGAACTTCGCCAAAGTGGAGGCGCTGCTCGCCGCGGAGGCGGCAAAGGGGGCGCTCCCCCGGGTGCTGGTGCTGCCCGAGCTGTGGAGCACCGGCTACGCCCTGGAGCGCATCGGCGAGCTGGCCACCCCGGGCGGCGAGGCCGAGGCGGCCTTTCTCGGGGGCCTGGCCCGGAAATACGGCCTGTGGTTCGTGGGAGGAAGCGTCCTCGCCTCCGTGCCCGGAGGCTATGCGAACCGCGCCCAGGTGATCGACCCCGAGGGGCGTCTTGTCGCCACCTACGACAAGATCCACCGCATCCGCCTCATGGAGGAGGACCGCTACTTCCTGCGGGGCAACGCCCGGTGCCGCTGCGACATCGACGGCGTTCCCTCGGGGATCCAGATCTGCTACGACATCCGCTTTCCCGAACTCTCCCGGCGGCTCGCCCTGGAGGGTGCCACGGTGCTCTTTGTGAGCGCCGAATGGCCGTCCCTCCGCATCGCCCACTGGAGCCTGCTGCTCCGCGCCCGGGCGGTGGAGAACCAGCTCTTCGTCGTGGCCTGCAACCGCTGCGGCGAGAGCCGGGGCACCGCCTTCGCGGGAAAGTCGGTCATCCTCGATCCCTGGGGAGAGCCTCTCTGGGAGGCGGGCGGCGACGAGACCCTCGGCCGGGCCGTCCTCGACCTGGAGAAGGTGAAGTCCTTCCGGGAGGGGCTTCCCTGCTTCGACGACCGCGCCCCGGATCTGTACTGA